A segment of the Fibrobacter succinogenes subsp. succinogenes S85 genome:
CTTCATTTATCGCCTCGGAAGCTTCCGCGAAGGAACAACGGAGAAACTTTCTTATTAGACGAAAGACCAAAGCTAACCACTAACCACTGTTTACTAACCACCATGTCCTACACACGCACAGACCGCAAACCTGAAGAATTTCGCAATCTCAAGATGACCACGGGCTTTATCTCTAGCGCCGATGGTTCCGTACTCATTGAAATGGGACGCACCCGCGTCATCTGCAACGCAACGCTCCTCCCGAAAGTTCCGGACTGGCTTGCCGGTCGCGGCACGGGCTGGATCACGGCTGAATACAGCCTGCTCCCGCAAAGCACGGGCAAGCGCGTGGAACGCGAGCGCAAGGGCGCGAGCGGTCGCACTCAGGAAATCCAGCGCTTGGTGGGCCGTTCGCTGCGCGGCGCAGCTGATCTCGCCGCACTCGGCGAGAACGCCATCGTCGTGGACTGCGATGTGATTGAAGCCGATGGCGGCACGCGAACGGCTAGCATTATCGGTGGCTTTGTCGCACTCGCGATTGCAGTGAAGAAAATCAAGGAACGCCTCGGCATCACGCAACAAATTCTTAAACACGGCATTACAGCAATTTCCGTGGGCGTCGTTGACGGCAATCCGCTTTGCGACCTCTGCTATGTCGAAGACTCTGCCGCCGACGTTGATATGAACGTCGTCATGCAAGATGCCAAGAACTTCATCGAAGTGCAAGGCACGGGCGAACACGCCAGCTTTGACCGCGCCATGCTCAACACGCTCCTCGATCTCGGCGAAAACGCCTGCAAGGAAATCTACAAGAAGCAGATGGAATTGATTGGCGGTGAACTGCCGTAATTTAGAGAGAAGATGGCGGATCTAGTCCGCCATGGCGTTGCCCAGTTGGCGACCCCGCAACAATGTGCGGGGTGACAAAGTAAGACAAATGTCCAGTGAACACCCGCCGCGATTGCGACGGGCTTCATATTATTTGATAACTAGGCCCTTTTTCCCAGAGACGAACGGGTCTTCGCCCGTCGAACAGAAATTCGTTTTTTCGGAGTACTTGCCAAGCCCTCTTATATTAATTCGGCTCTTAGCATTCGCTTCACCTTGGACTGCAAAGAGAATCGATGTCATAAATGTCGTACTGACTTCACTAAACACCGTCATAAAATTATCCCAATCGGCACATACCGTCTTTAGCTTAATGGACTTGGGCAATGTCATCTTAGGCATTCTAGAAAGATTTCCAAATCCACCTTCTTGAGTATAAGCCAAAACAACTTCCAAGTCAGAGTCCGAAGCATACGTTACGCACAAGCCTCCCCAACTTGAGATATTAGCCTTAGCAGCCGGTAAATCACCATCAAGCGGATCAACAACACCAGCGACATGGAAACCTATACCCAAATAACCTTCTTTTGCAAATTGCAATTCACCACAAGCGCCCATACAGTAATCATAAATTTCATCGCCCGTCGGATATTCAATCCCAAGCGGTTGCGGTAATTTTACAGAACCAACACCGGACATATCGTCGCCAAAGCTGAACCAATATCCTGAAGTTTCGGATCCGTTGTCTAGCCCGGTCTCAACATGATAATCATTATTATTGACAGCCTTCGGACCATACCACATTTCGCTAACGGACTCAGGCGAGACACAATCGTGAGAAGGAGTAAAAGACGAACTGCTCCCGTTCACGCCAGAGCTGCTTGAGCTACGCAATATAATCGTTCCGACCTCAGCTCCTCCATTGAATTTAGAAACAACCTCCGCGAAACCGTCTACTTCGCACGCTCCCATCGCATCAAATTTACCGATTGCAGCGATATTGAAATGTCCTTTCGTTTCCTCGGAACTTTTCATTACGACTCTAATGGAATGGGCATGCTTAGCCGCCTCAGCAGCCGTCGATGTTGCTTTTGCTGTTGCACCGACAAATTCACTCCAAGGAACGCACTTTTCAACAAATTCAAGAGATTTGTCCAGTTTGACTTCATAGAAAGTAACTGAATCTGCGCCAAGCCACAAGAACATATCCCTGTCGGCAGCATACGTCACACAAACACCGCCCCAGTCACTGATATCGCCATACCGCTGGATATGTTTCGTATAATATTCTTCAGGATTTTCAACCCCGGCGACATTAAATCCGACACCCGCAAAAGCTTCATTTAAGATGCCTTTTTGCAAGACAATCGCTCCACTATATCCCCCATAATATTCAAGCAAGTTTTCCATGCATTCATACTCAGGAGTTTCAAACGCGCAGACATCGGGAAAAACAACACTTGACGTTCCGCCATCAGGATCATCGCCAAAATTATACCAAAGTCCGGCATAATTATCAAGATCCTCATTAACAAAACCCGTATTCACGTATGTCTTTTTATCAAAGCCCCGCCACAAGCAGGCAGCTGTATTCTTCGGTGTTTTGGCACTACTTGAGGAATTTACAATCACGCTACTTGATGACTCGCCCCCAACGACGCTCGATGACATTCCAACACCATCACTGCTACCAGGAACGGTTTCAACAGATGAACTGCTATTGCCGTAAGCCGGGACATCAAAACTACCCGACGGGTTATCGTCAGAGCAAGCAACAAAGCCAAACAGCAAGGCACTCGCCGCAATATCTAAAATTCTCCTAAACACAACGCACTCCTTTATTACTTAATTATAAATTCTATTTTTCAAAAAAGGCTGGTGTTTCAAAAGAGCACGCGCCATTAACGGAATATTTCCCTATACCCGCCAAATTAAATCTACATTGTTCATGATCCTCAGTACCCTTTATAGCAAACTGGATAGCACCAACAGCTCGCCCCATATCAGGGTCATTTGGCGCAATTTCATTCCAAGTAAAGCACTTTTCGACAAGCCCACTGGACTTTGGCAAAGCGACCTTAGGAGAGTTCTCGTAAGGAACATCTTTTACAACAAAGTTCAAGTAAGCATCCTTTTCGGAATAGTAAGTGACGCAAACACCGCCCCAGTCTTGAATATCTTCGAAAACGTAATCGCCATCATTAAAGCCCGCAATATTAAACGAGACCCCGCCAACAGCGTATTCAGCCCCTTCCAGAGTAAAATCCATCGTCCCACAAAAACCGAGACAATCCTCAATAAGGCCACCATACACTTCATATCCAAACTCCCCTGACAGCTCCACCGGGAATTCAATATGAGCATAAGCGTCACCAGGAGACGCCTCAAAATGTTCCAACCAGCCCGCGTACCTGTCACGGTCATTATAGCCTGTTTTCACATGGGTTCCGTCAACCCCTTTCCACAGACAAGTCAAGGAATCATCATCAGGAAAATTTACATTGACCCCATCATTAGGAAATTCCCAATCAAACGAAAATTCGTCCGGTTTATAAGTACTGATTCCCCTAATATTGAAAGTTTTCTTATCGTCATCACCTTGGCTTTTAACCTCAAACATGATAGACAGGATTTCCTTTGCGGCCTCTTCTCCCGTATAAACCTGGCGATTGATTGAATATTCGGAATATTTCCATTTAGTTATATCAAAACGGCTCCATTCTGCACATACAGTTTTAGGCTCGTCAATCCAATACAAATTACGAAGTGTGGGTTCAGAACCACCATGCGTCGTTCTTTCTAGAAAGCCCTCAGGATATGCCATGAACGGCCATATTTCACTATTGGAATCAATTCCATCAACATTAACTTTCAAATGGACATACATCCAATAATCAGATTCATACGTGATACAGATACCACCCCAAGACGAAACATCCGCCGTAGCGCCGTCCCTGGCTAGTTGGATTTCAAAACCAGCCCAAGGTCTATACACTGAAGTATCGGGTTCAAGCGATCCGCATAAGCCATCACAATGTTTAAAAACAGAGGCCAAAGGAGTCGATGATTTTTCGAGTTCGACAGGGAAAACAATCTTCGATTTACCCTGTTGACCAAACAAGGTATCGCCAAAGGTTCGCCAAAAGCCCGTGCTATCGTCACCCGTTTTGACCTTGTAATCTACGGCAGGGTCCCACAAGTTATAGCGGCGAGCCTTTACCGCACCACTCGAAGAAGACTCGACTACGACACCGTCACTCGAAAGAGCATCTACAGACGAGCTACTCCCTTCTGCGATAGGCTCAGCAATCGGAATCGAAGGATTGTCATCGGAACAGGCGACAATTCCAAGTAAAAAGGCTGAAATCGCGCCCCCAAGGATTCTCCTAAACATACAACACTCCTTTCTTTTATCTATAAA
Coding sequences within it:
- the rph gene encoding ribonuclease PH; amino-acid sequence: MSYTRTDRKPEEFRNLKMTTGFISSADGSVLIEMGRTRVICNATLLPKVPDWLAGRGTGWITAEYSLLPQSTGKRVERERKGASGRTQEIQRLVGRSLRGAADLAALGENAIVVDCDVIEADGGTRTASIIGGFVALAIAVKKIKERLGITQQILKHGITAISVGVVDGNPLCDLCYVEDSAADVDMNVVMQDAKNFIEVQGTGEHASFDRAMLNTLLDLGENACKEIYKKQMELIGGELP